GCCGCGCTCCACCAGCGCTTCGACCATCCCGGGGTTGACATCCCAGGGCACCGACGTGATCACGAAGTCGGGCCGGTCGCGCTCCAACCCATCAAGATCAAGATGTGTGGGTACGCCCCAGGCGGCCTCGATCTGCGCCGCTCGTTCCGGGGTACGCGTGACGACGGAGCTGACCCGCAACCGGTCGGGCAGCGACGCCGCGAGCTTCAGGAAGAAGTCGGCCCGCCAACCGCTGCCGATCACCGCGTAACGCACAGGATTCTCCGCCATGCGGCGTACTTTATCCCCGGCGTCCGCGACGTGGCGGGTCACGGCCGGGACCAAGATCGCCGCAACTCTTCAAGAGTTGGTCCTAACGGGTTCTCAGGACCAACTCTTGAAGAGTTGCGGCGATCTTGGGGTCCCTGCGCCGCCCATCCGGCCACGGTGCCGATCAGAAGGAGCCGAGCAGCATGTTTCCCGGCGAATCCGGGTCGTCGCTGACGAGGAATTCGCGCAGCGCGACCATGAGCTGCTCCCGTGACAGCTTGCCGCTGCCCCGGGTGTCGAGCCGCGCGAATGCGGCAGCCGCGCCCTCGGCGTCGACCCGGATCGACATCAGGACCGCCTCGAACTCCGCCCGGTCGAGCTCGCCGTCGCCATCACCGTCGTACCCGGCGATCACCGATGCCGCGACCGGCTCCATGACCCGCTCGAAGCCGTCGGGTTCGAAGACCGACTCCTGCACCGAGGCCTGCCACGCCTCGCGGGAGAGCCGCCCGTCGGCGTCGGCGTGGACCGCGAGGATGTCCCAGAGGCCGAGCAGGCTGTCGACGATCTCCTGCCGCCGCGGGTCGTCGAAGCGGAGCTGGGCGCCGCCCGCGATCTGCCGGGCGAGCTCGGCGTAGTCGGTGCGGTCGAGGTAGCCCTTGCCCGCGACATCGAGCAGCGAGAACCGGTGGTCGAGCTTCGCCCGCTGCACGGCGGAGATGACATCGACCCCGTTGGCCGTCATCAGATCTTCCCGTAGAGGGCGTTGCCGAGGGCATCGGGGTCGGGGCTGGTGTAGAAGTCGCGCAGCGCCTCGGTGATCTCGTCGAGGGTCAGCGCGCCCGTCCCGTCGGTGTCGATCTGGTCGAAGGCGGCCGACGCGTCGCCCGCGTCGACCCCCATCGCGGTCAGGAACGACTCGAACTCGTCCTGGTCGAGCTCGCCGTCGCTGTCGGCGTCGTAACCGGCGAGCACCGCCTCGGCGACCGGCGCGATGATCCGGTCGAAGCCGTCGCGCTCGATGATCGACTTCGCCACCGAGGCGTGCCACTCGTCGCGGGAGATGCGGCCGTCGCCGTCTCCGTCGACCTTCGCCGCGATCGCCTCCCAGAGACCGAGCAGGCTGTCGACGATGTCCTGCCGCTGCGGGTGGTCGAGGGGCAGCGAGGCGCCCTGGGCGAGCCGCCGGGCGAGCTCCTCGTAATCCTCGCGCTGCACGTAGTTGTCGCCGGTCAGATCCAGCAGCGTGAATCGGCGGTCAAGCTTGGCCGCCTGTACCTCGTTGATCATTTTTCCCCCGATTAGTGCGGAATATCCGACCGACTCTAGGGGGCGGGTGCTGGTCCGTGAAGTCGGCACACCGGTCCTGAGCAGCGGTTTCTGTGGTCACAGCGGGATGCTCGGCCAGCGGACCGTGAGCAGGACCGAGTCGGTCTCGGCGCGCCAGCTGTGGTCGATGCCCGGCCCCCAGACGACGTAGTCCCCGCGCTCGGCGAGAAGGTGGCCGCCCGTCGTGAGCTCCAGGTGGAACCGGCCCTCGATGAGCAGCACCATCGTCGAGCGGGTGTCACCCGCGGTCCATCCGGCCCGGCTCTCACCCGCCGGGTGCACGCCCCACTTAACTTCAAGATCATCACTCTGGCGTACGCCGGGAGGCATGAAGTGCCCCAGCAGCCAGCCGCGATTGCCCGCCGCGTCGGGACCGGCGTTGCCGGCGTAGACCTCGCCGTTCACGGACTTCCCGCCGGTCCGGCGGCGATGGCGCGGAGCCGGCGGAGCCCTTCCGCGCAGGCGAACAGGCCCTCGTCGCTCCACGCCGCGTCCGCCATCAGCTCGTGCAGCAGATCGGTGTCGAGCGAGGAGTAGATGCGCAGCCCATCGGCCTCCCAGTTGCCCTGGATCATGCCGCCGAACAGGGTCCACCAGGCCGGGTCCTCGATCACGATGAGGCACGCCATCTCGTAGTTGCCGCTCATCAGGTTGAGGCCGACGCCCACGGACTCCATCCGCCAGACACCCGCGTCGCGCCGGTCCACGAGCCACCGCAGCGGTTCCGAGAGCAGGCTCGGATGCATCGGATCGGCGAAGCGCTTCACGTCCACGTCCGCCGAGTCGAGCTCGGTGCGGCCGAAGAGCTCCTCCTCCATCTCCCGCAGCAGGGTGGCGGAGAGCTTGGCGTCGTTGGCGAGATCGGTCAGCGGCTCGTGGAACGCCTTGGGAATCACCGAGAGCCGCCCGACCGCGTTGAGCACCTGCTCGGAGCGCTGCTGCACGAGCAGGGCATAGTCGGGACGGTCCCGCCGGCCGTCCGCGGGGCGGGCTGCGGCGAAGAGCGTGCAGACGCCGCCCGCGCAGATGCGGTTCGCCACGTCGGCGACCTTCGCGAGATCGGGAAGGAGCCGGTCGCGCAGCGGGAGCCGGCGCCGCGCATCGGGGAGGTTGGCGATGAGCTCCGGCTCCAGCAGGTCCATGGTGAGGGCGTACTCGATGAAGGTGGTCGTGGCGAATTCGCAGCGCAGCCGGTCTGGTCGCGGCTCCACCGAGAGCAGGCGGTAGACGGGGGCGTCGACGACCCGGGTCCCGCGCCGGGAGATCTCCGCGACCCGGGCCGCCGCAGCCGCGTAGTGCACCTCGTCGAGGACGAGGGCCGGATCGGACCGGGGGATGAGGACGGCCTGCTCAGC
This portion of the Allocatelliglobosispora scoriae genome encodes:
- a CDS encoding EF-hand domain-containing protein; its protein translation is MTANGVDVISAVQRAKLDHRFSLLDVAGKGYLDRTDYAELARQIAGGAQLRFDDPRRQEIVDSLLGLWDILAVHADADGRLSREAWQASVQESVFEPDGFERVMEPVAASVIAGYDGDGDGELDRAEFEAVLMSIRVDAEGAAAAFARLDTRGSGKLSREQLMVALREFLVSDDPDSPGNMLLGSF
- a CDS encoding EF-hand domain-containing protein → MINEVQAAKLDRRFTLLDLTGDNYVQREDYEELARRLAQGASLPLDHPQRQDIVDSLLGLWEAIAAKVDGDGDGRISRDEWHASVAKSIIERDGFDRIIAPVAEAVLAGYDADSDGELDQDEFESFLTAMGVDAGDASAAFDQIDTDGTGALTLDEITEALRDFYTSPDPDALGNALYGKI
- a CDS encoding signal peptidase I — encoded protein: MNGEVYAGNAGPDAAGNRGWLLGHFMPPGVRQSDDLEVKWGVHPAGESRAGWTAGDTRSTMVLLIEGRFHLELTTGGHLLAERGDYVVWGPGIDHSWRAETDSVLLTVRWPSIPL
- a CDS encoding transcriptional regulator, whose protein sequence is MPGQPINPRWWTEESFEGRPLTEALRERDIAFVFRFLRSRGLSRSMIAGYTGLAETRVRAIANRHQIVTAYGVLERIAEGLAIPRSLMGLGTAAEELPVRPADPANDHSAAPVLLQWLARRSERDPETVLRDIGRSASTRPTGAALTPARSSIAEALLAYYRVDESSALQPYRVTLPDRELTLSIVTKPDWIGLSAALGTAAEQAVLIPRSDPALVLDEVHYAAAAARVAEISRRGTRVVDAPVYRLLSVEPRPDRLRCEFATTTFIEYALTMDLLEPELIANLPDARRRLPLRDRLLPDLAKVADVANRICAGGVCTLFAAARPADGRRDRPDYALLVQQRSEQVLNAVGRLSVIPKAFHEPLTDLANDAKLSATLLREMEEELFGRTELDSADVDVKRFADPMHPSLLSEPLRWLVDRRDAGVWRMESVGVGLNLMSGNYEMACLIVIEDPAWWTLFGGMIQGNWEADGLRIYSSLDTDLLHELMADAAWSDEGLFACAEGLRRLRAIAAGPAGSP